From a region of the Bacillus thuringiensis genome:
- the mobV gene encoding MobV family relaxase, producing MAHVEKYAKGNVQGLSNHWDRKTENHSNPDIDNERSHLNYDLCEKEGDTLSRMKDRLGEVHCMNRKDVKVCADWVVTLPENLKSISEKEQREFFEKTYEFLSNRYGGEKNVLSANVHNDETTPHMHFAFMPVVWDEKKQREKVCANDILTRKELKTFHQDLDKFLKREIPHIYKEGILNDKTIGVDTVKDLKKHSEEIKRQKEEMITEMTAEVKVYKEPKKVLENIEASAKKAMFGDKVSLPTNEYDKLKNLAISSVKTKYQLDKVKDLSDAKIEDLETRVQLADQRADNAVMQFSLLEKEVDKLREEQRNAIIYQSMLQDMNRDLEIGETEREGRWILFKLEKGHEPRNLEEGEHWLSVLEKNKRDKTIPEKRLEGFIGLLKGILDKLLGKEKKFSQEGLKGLSEQSKAPKKKSKSRGHTR from the coding sequence ACGTTCACACTTGAATTATGATTTGTGCGAAAAAGAAGGAGATACACTTTCTCGCATGAAAGATCGGCTAGGTGAAGTGCATTGTATGAATCGAAAAGATGTAAAAGTTTGTGCAGATTGGGTTGTAACTTTACCTGAGAATTTGAAGAGTATTTCCGAAAAAGAACAACGTGAATTTTTCGAGAAAACATATGAATTTTTAAGTAACCGCTATGGCGGAGAAAAAAATGTTTTGTCCGCCAATGTTCATAACGATGAAACAACACCACATATGCATTTTGCTTTTATGCCTGTTGTCTGGGATGAGAAAAAACAACGGGAAAAGGTTTGTGCAAATGATATATTAACTCGTAAAGAGTTAAAAACATTTCATCAAGATTTAGATAAATTTTTAAAACGAGAGATTCCTCATATCTACAAAGAAGGCATTCTAAACGATAAAACAATTGGTGTTGATACTGTTAAAGATTTGAAAAAGCATTCTGAAGAAATCAAAAGACAAAAAGAAGAAATGATTACAGAAATGACCGCAGAAGTGAAAGTTTATAAAGAACCTAAAAAAGTTTTGGAGAACATCGAAGCTTCAGCAAAAAAAGCTATGTTTGGTGATAAGGTTTCTTTGCCCACTAATGAGTATGATAAACTGAAAAATTTAGCAATCTCGAGTGTAAAAACAAAATACCAATTGGATAAAGTAAAAGATTTATCAGATGCGAAAATTGAGGATTTAGAAACTCGTGTTCAGCTTGCTGATCAGCGAGCTGATAATGCCGTAATGCAATTTAGTTTGCTGGAAAAAGAAGTAGACAAGCTTAGAGAAGAACAAAGAAACGCTATTATCTATCAAAGTATGTTGCAAGATATGAACAGAGATTTAGAGATTGGTGAAACTGAAAGAGAAGGTCGTTGGATTTTGTTTAAGCTTGAAAAGGGACATGAGCCTAGAAATCTAGAAGAAGGCGAACACTGGCTTTCTGTGTTAGAGAAGAACAAAAGGGATAAGACAATACCTGAGAAGCGTTTAGAGGGCTTTATAGGGCTTTTAAAAGGGATTCTAGATAAATTATTAGGTAAAGAGAAGAAATTCTCTCAAGAAGGCTTAAAAGGGCTGTCAGAGCAATCAAAAGCGCCGAAGAAAAAATCTAAGAGTCGAGGACATACGAGATAG